From a single Methylacidiphilum kamchatkense Kam1 genomic region:
- a CDS encoding histidine phosphatase family protein: protein MGNLYLARHCKTAWNLEHRIQGRTDIPLCEIGIEEAKTNVGFLEALKIGKIYASPLTRGKQTAAIYAAALQVPYETRDGLLEMDMGEWEGKTALELSAQIPSLYLQWMEDPRKVPLVPGSKEDVFTAQRRILSTILTIYKENDEEKNVLVILHKYVCSLLRCALQGLELNHFKKEIIETTLPQNLSIVSSKAIEKCLSIC from the coding sequence ATGGGAAATCTCTATTTGGCGCGGCATTGTAAGACTGCTTGGAATCTAGAGCACAGAATTCAGGGTCGTACGGATATTCCTTTATGTGAAATTGGGATTGAAGAAGCAAAAACGAATGTCGGCTTCCTGGAAGCATTGAAGATTGGTAAAATTTATGCGAGTCCTTTGACAAGAGGAAAGCAGACAGCTGCAATCTATGCCGCCGCTCTGCAGGTACCCTACGAAACAAGAGATGGGCTATTGGAAATGGATATGGGGGAGTGGGAAGGGAAAACAGCTCTAGAACTTTCTGCTCAAATCCCTTCTTTATACCTGCAATGGATGGAAGATCCAAGGAAAGTGCCTCTGGTTCCTGGCAGTAAAGAAGATGTGTTTACAGCACAAAGGAGGATTCTTAGCACCATCCTTACTATTTATAAAGAAAATGACGAGGAGAAGAATGTTCTGGTCATTCTCCATAAGTATGTATGCTCCCTTTTACGATGCGCGCTTCAAGGGTTAGAGCTAAATCATTTCAAAAAAGAAATTATCGAAACAACGTTGCCCCAAAACCTATCTATTGTATCTTCAAAGGCCATTGAAAAGTGCCTTTCCATTTGCTAA
- the tkt gene encoding transketolase: MDRTIKDLLQDEALEQLAVNVIRGLSMDAVQKANSGHPGTPMGLADAAVVLWTRFLSFDPEAPDWPDRDRFVLSCGHASMLLYSLLFLCGYGLTLEDLKNFRQFGSKTAGHPEYGHTPGVETTTGPLGQGISNAVGMALAERILASRYNKADMELFNHWTYVFASDGDLMEGISHESCSLAGHLGLGKLIVLYDDNGITIDGHTSLAYSDNVQERFLGYGWEVQQINGNDRKQVEAAFLRAKMSMDKPHLIIAKTHIGYGSPHKQDSEKAHGEPLGEEEVRLTKERLGLPPDVTFYVPEEVKEYFRVFAQQGKKRRKQWLELYESYSKKYPKEALELEKALKNELPEGWDKDLPTFPLDKPIATRAASGSVINAIFSKVDSLIGGSADLTPSNNTKPKEAKDITKGNYAGRYIHYGVREHGMAAIMSGMALHKGIRPYGGTFLIFSDYMRPTMRLAAMMKLPVIYIFTHDSIGLGEDGPTHQPVEQLTALRAIPNMTVFRPCDAAETVEGWKVALERTDGPTALVLTRQALPVLDRSKYAPSSGARYGAYVLSDMADFRVILIGTGSEVHIALEAQQLLAQKQIPTRVVSMPSWDLFLRQPAQYIEEVIPSRIRARVAVEAGATLAWNKWVGLEGEVVGLDHFGASAPYKVIYQQFGITAEKVMEAAIRSLGKLP, encoded by the coding sequence ATGGATCGCACAATAAAGGATTTACTTCAAGATGAAGCATTAGAGCAACTAGCTGTTAATGTGATTAGGGGATTGTCTATGGATGCTGTTCAGAAGGCAAATTCAGGGCATCCAGGAACACCTATGGGGCTAGCTGATGCCGCTGTAGTGCTTTGGACACGGTTTTTATCTTTTGATCCTGAGGCACCCGATTGGCCTGATCGGGATCGGTTCGTTCTGTCCTGCGGACATGCCTCGATGCTGCTTTATAGCTTGCTTTTCTTATGTGGGTACGGCCTGACTTTAGAGGATTTAAAAAATTTTAGACAGTTTGGTTCAAAAACAGCAGGTCATCCCGAGTATGGACACACTCCTGGAGTTGAGACAACGACTGGTCCTTTAGGACAAGGGATATCTAATGCGGTCGGGATGGCATTGGCTGAAAGAATTTTGGCAAGCCGGTATAATAAAGCTGATATGGAGCTTTTTAACCATTGGACCTATGTATTTGCCAGCGATGGAGATTTAATGGAGGGGATTTCTCATGAAAGTTGTTCCTTAGCTGGGCATTTGGGGCTGGGCAAGCTGATCGTCTTGTATGATGACAATGGCATTACAATAGATGGGCATACCTCGCTTGCCTACAGCGACAATGTGCAAGAAAGGTTTCTTGGATATGGATGGGAGGTCCAGCAGATCAATGGCAATGACCGCAAGCAGGTAGAAGCAGCTTTTTTAAGGGCGAAGATGAGCATGGATAAGCCGCATCTGATTATTGCCAAAACTCATATTGGTTATGGCAGCCCGCATAAGCAGGATTCGGAAAAAGCGCATGGGGAACCTTTAGGGGAGGAAGAGGTGAGATTAACTAAAGAAAGACTCGGGTTGCCTCCTGATGTTACGTTCTATGTTCCTGAAGAAGTAAAAGAGTATTTTCGTGTTTTTGCTCAACAAGGTAAGAAAAGAAGAAAACAGTGGCTCGAGCTCTATGAGAGCTATTCCAAAAAGTATCCAAAAGAGGCTTTGGAGCTAGAGAAAGCATTAAAGAATGAGCTGCCGGAAGGGTGGGATAAAGATTTGCCAACTTTCCCCTTAGATAAACCGATTGCTACACGGGCTGCTTCTGGTAGTGTGATTAATGCCATTTTCTCTAAAGTTGACTCCCTCATTGGGGGTTCTGCTGATTTGACTCCTTCAAACAATACCAAACCGAAAGAAGCAAAGGATATTACTAAAGGGAATTATGCAGGCAGGTATATTCATTATGGAGTCAGAGAACATGGGATGGCAGCAATAATGAGTGGGATGGCTTTGCATAAGGGAATAAGACCATATGGTGGGACCTTCCTTATCTTTTCGGATTACATGAGACCCACCATGAGATTGGCTGCAATGATGAAACTGCCTGTAATTTACATTTTCACTCATGATAGCATAGGTTTAGGGGAGGATGGGCCAACCCATCAGCCTGTCGAACAGCTTACCGCTCTTCGGGCCATACCGAATATGACGGTATTCAGACCTTGTGATGCCGCAGAAACAGTGGAAGGTTGGAAAGTAGCTTTAGAAAGAACAGATGGGCCGACTGCCCTGGTCCTGACCAGGCAAGCTTTGCCTGTACTTGATCGATCCAAGTATGCTCCTAGTTCTGGAGCTAGGTATGGAGCATATGTTCTTTCGGATATGGCTGACTTTCGGGTCATTTTGATTGGAACTGGTTCAGAGGTACATATTGCTTTGGAAGCTCAACAACTACTGGCACAAAAACAAATCCCTACAAGAGTCGTTTCTATGCCTTCTTGGGATCTATTCCTTCGACAACCTGCGCAGTATATCGAAGAGGTGATTCCATCACGGATTCGGGCTAGGGTAGCGGTGGAAGCTGGAGCAACACTCGCATGGAACAAATGGGTTGGACTCGAGGGAGAGGTAGTAGGCTTAGATCATTTCGGAGCCTCGGCACCCTATAAAGTGATCTATCAGCAGTTTGGGATTACTGCTGAGAAGGTTATGGAAGCAGCCATTCGATCCTTAGGAAAACTACCATAG
- a CDS encoding phosphoribulokinase has protein sequence MRRPIMLGIVGDSAAGKSTLTGGLVNLLGADRVTHICTDDYHKYDRKERAQIGITALHPDCNYLDIMEQHLERLHYGLPILKPVYDHSNGTLVRPEYIMPKEFIIVEGLLGFYTRVMRQFYDVKVYLNPPEELRRIWKIKRDTTKRGYTAEQVLEELVKREPDSEAFIRPQREFADIIVTFYPPKGVDPEKIDGHLNTRLVLRPTIPHPDFSYLIDNRAENSGIRLELGRDMGKPVDILEIDGNVPEEEALRLEETIWKHLPKGVPPLNLDRLGRYLDRNEIKHSHPLALTQLLLAYHLLRAYDENATIPFAPPVDALSRIRRQRELSLKEINTEIKRNG, from the coding sequence ATGCGACGGCCAATAATGCTTGGAATCGTTGGAGACAGTGCGGCGGGCAAGTCCACGTTGACAGGTGGATTAGTGAACCTATTAGGTGCTGATCGAGTGACCCATATTTGTACCGATGATTATCATAAGTATGATCGGAAAGAAAGAGCTCAGATTGGCATCACAGCATTACATCCAGATTGTAATTATTTGGATATCATGGAGCAACACCTAGAGAGGCTCCATTATGGGCTGCCCATTTTAAAGCCAGTGTACGATCATTCTAATGGCACCCTTGTTCGTCCTGAATACATTATGCCCAAAGAATTTATCATCGTGGAAGGGTTGCTCGGCTTCTATACTCGAGTCATGCGTCAATTTTATGACGTCAAGGTCTACTTGAATCCTCCTGAAGAACTCCGTAGAATTTGGAAAATAAAGAGGGATACGACCAAAAGAGGCTATACAGCAGAGCAGGTGCTTGAAGAGTTGGTCAAAAGAGAACCCGACTCAGAAGCTTTTATTCGACCGCAACGAGAGTTTGCAGACATTATCGTTACATTTTATCCTCCCAAAGGGGTGGATCCTGAAAAAATAGACGGGCATTTGAACACAAGACTTGTTTTGCGGCCGACCATCCCTCATCCTGATTTTTCGTATCTTATTGATAATCGGGCTGAAAATTCTGGAATCCGGCTTGAATTGGGTAGAGACATGGGAAAGCCGGTGGATATTCTTGAGATTGATGGGAATGTTCCAGAAGAAGAGGCCTTAAGATTAGAAGAAACGATCTGGAAACATCTTCCTAAAGGAGTGCCACCACTCAATCTGGATCGATTAGGTAGATATCTGGATAGAAATGAGATTAAACATAGTCATCCTTTAGCTTTAACTCAACTGCTTCTTGCCTATCATCTGTTGAGAGCGTATGATGAGAATGCTACTATTCCTTTTGCTCCCCCAGTCGATGCGCTTTCTAGGATTAGAAGGCAAAGAGAGTTGAGCCTTAAGGAAATTAACACGGAGATCAAACGCAATGGATAA
- the cbbX gene encoding CbbX protein has protein sequence MEVQQKEAFVSMEGVEAAGIVDVEEQLTQFRIDDVLNDLEKELIGLKPVKQRVKEIASFLMVQRLRELAGVITEPPSLHMSFTGPPGTGKTTVAMKMGKILHRLGYVRKGHLVSVTREDLVGQYVGHTAPKTKEVIKRAMGGVLFIDEAYALYRPESERDYGQEAIEILLQAMENNRKDLVVIFAGYQDRMELFFQMNPGLRSRITHHIQFPSYTFEELMAIAELMLKQQMYTFDDASRKAFEEYLRLRMQQPLFANARSVRNAIDRFKLRQAARLIEKGGKIPATELMRIDVSDIRQSRVFQENQPKEEKEITKS, from the coding sequence ATGGAGGTTCAGCAGAAAGAAGCGTTTGTTTCTATGGAGGGTGTTGAGGCGGCTGGAATCGTCGATGTGGAAGAACAATTAACTCAGTTTCGGATCGATGATGTGCTTAACGATCTTGAAAAGGAGTTGATTGGTCTAAAGCCAGTTAAACAAAGGGTTAAAGAAATTGCTTCTTTTCTGATGGTCCAAAGGCTTCGAGAATTGGCTGGAGTCATTACTGAACCTCCTTCCTTACATATGTCTTTTACGGGTCCTCCTGGTACAGGGAAAACGACTGTTGCGATGAAGATGGGGAAGATTTTACATAGACTTGGCTATGTTAGAAAGGGACATTTAGTATCGGTAACACGAGAAGATCTTGTTGGGCAATATGTGGGTCATACGGCCCCTAAGACAAAAGAAGTGATTAAGCGGGCCATGGGTGGGGTTCTTTTTATTGATGAAGCCTATGCTTTATACCGACCTGAAAGCGAAAGGGATTATGGGCAAGAAGCCATAGAGATTCTTTTGCAAGCCATGGAGAATAACCGGAAAGATCTAGTGGTGATCTTTGCTGGTTATCAAGACAGGATGGAGCTTTTTTTCCAGATGAATCCTGGATTAAGATCTCGGATCACGCATCATATCCAATTCCCCAGTTATACCTTTGAAGAGCTGATGGCAATTGCTGAACTGATGCTAAAACAGCAGATGTATACTTTTGATGATGCCTCGAGAAAGGCCTTCGAGGAGTATTTAAGACTACGAATGCAACAACCACTCTTTGCTAACGCCCGAAGCGTTAGAAATGCTATAGATCGATTTAAACTTCGGCAAGCGGCTCGTCTGATCGAAAAAGGGGGAAAAATCCCTGCGACCGAACTGATGAGAATCGATGTGTCCGATATTCGACAGAGTCGAGTCTTTCAGGAAAATCAACCAAAAGAAGAGAAAGAAATAACCAAGTCTTGA
- a CDS encoding ribulose bisphosphate carboxylase small subunit, with the protein MRITQGTFSYLPDLTDEEIAAQVQYIIDQGWSVMIEYTDDPHPRNTYWDMWGLPLFDIKDPAAVMEELNNCRKAFPNHYIKISGYNRQQGYQTTMISFICNRPKEEPGFALQRTEWEDRQQKYQIKPYALDKPKGQRY; encoded by the coding sequence ATGAGAATTACCCAAGGTACCTTTTCTTATCTGCCTGACTTGACTGATGAAGAAATAGCTGCTCAGGTTCAATATATTATAGACCAGGGATGGTCGGTCATGATTGAATATACCGACGATCCTCATCCGCGGAATACTTATTGGGATATGTGGGGACTGCCTCTGTTTGATATCAAAGATCCGGCGGCGGTCATGGAGGAGTTAAATAATTGCCGAAAGGCTTTTCCAAACCATTATATTAAGATTAGTGGTTATAACAGGCAGCAGGGCTATCAAACGACCATGATCAGCTTTATTTGCAACCGGCCGAAAGAAGAGCCTGGTTTTGCACTACAAAGAACGGAATGGGAAGATAGGCAGCAGAAGTACCAGATTAAGCCCTATGCGTTGGATAAGCCAAAGGGTCAACGGTACTAA
- a CDS encoding form I ribulose bisphosphate carboxylase large subunit gives MTVAGDGKAGAKKNRWSAGVTPYAEMGYYNADYVPKDTDILAAFRFVPQEGVEPIEAGAAVAGESSTATWTVVWTDRLTAYEHYQGKCYRVEKVPGTNQYIAFIAYDLDLFEEGSIANMSSSIIGNVFGFKALKSLRLEDLRIPPHYTKTFHGPPHGIMMEREYLNKYGRPLLGATVKPKLGLSAKNYGRVVYEALRGGLDFTKDDENINSQPFMRWRDRWLFCMEAVNKAMADTGEIKGHYLNVTAATMEEMYERAEFAKELGSVIIMVDLTAGFTAIQSMARWCRKNGVLLHLHRAGHSTYTRQKTHGVNFRVIAKWMRLAGVDHIHAGTVVGKLEGDLHSVQGYYKTLRTQYTEADPMLGLYFEQDWASMPAVMPVASGGIHAGQMHLLLSYLGEDTILQFGGGTIGHPDGIAAGATANRVAVEVMVQARNEGKDILREGPEILEKACRWSPALAKAIETWKDISFEFESTDVPDAVVMPTVEV, from the coding sequence ATGACAGTTGCAGGTGATGGAAAAGCTGGAGCAAAAAAGAACAGGTGGTCTGCTGGGGTAACTCCCTATGCGGAGATGGGCTATTATAACGCTGACTACGTACCAAAGGATACGGATATTTTAGCAGCATTTCGGTTTGTGCCTCAAGAAGGAGTAGAACCCATAGAAGCAGGGGCTGCTGTGGCTGGGGAATCTTCCACAGCAACCTGGACAGTAGTATGGACAGATAGGTTGACCGCCTATGAACATTACCAAGGCAAATGTTACCGCGTAGAAAAAGTCCCTGGAACAAACCAATATATAGCTTTTATTGCATATGATCTGGACTTGTTTGAAGAAGGTTCAATAGCCAACATGTCCTCGTCCATCATCGGCAATGTCTTTGGCTTTAAAGCTCTAAAATCTTTAAGATTAGAAGACTTACGGATTCCACCTCATTATACAAAGACCTTTCATGGACCTCCCCATGGGATCATGATGGAAAGAGAGTATCTCAACAAATATGGTAGGCCACTGCTTGGAGCCACTGTAAAACCCAAACTGGGGTTATCTGCCAAGAATTATGGAAGGGTAGTCTATGAAGCGCTGAGGGGAGGACTCGATTTTACTAAGGATGATGAAAACATCAATAGTCAACCATTTATGCGGTGGAGAGACCGGTGGCTTTTCTGTATGGAAGCTGTGAATAAGGCTATGGCAGATACTGGGGAAATTAAAGGCCACTATTTAAATGTGACAGCGGCTACCATGGAAGAAATGTATGAAAGGGCTGAGTTTGCCAAGGAGCTTGGCAGTGTGATTATCATGGTAGACTTAACAGCTGGATTTACAGCGATCCAATCGATGGCTAGGTGGTGTCGAAAAAATGGGGTCTTACTGCATCTTCATCGTGCTGGGCACAGTACCTATACCAGACAGAAAACCCACGGAGTGAATTTCAGAGTAATCGCTAAGTGGATGCGGCTGGCAGGAGTGGATCATATCCATGCAGGCACGGTAGTGGGGAAGCTCGAGGGAGATCTTCATTCGGTGCAAGGCTATTATAAAACATTAAGGACACAGTACACAGAAGCCGACCCGATGCTTGGTCTTTATTTTGAACAGGATTGGGCTTCCATGCCTGCGGTCATGCCGGTGGCATCTGGTGGCATCCATGCCGGTCAGATGCATCTACTCTTATCGTATCTGGGTGAAGACACCATCCTGCAGTTTGGAGGGGGGACGATTGGACATCCAGATGGGATTGCTGCAGGGGCAACAGCTAACCGCGTAGCCGTTGAGGTTATGGTGCAAGCAAGAAACGAAGGCAAGGACATCCTTAGGGAAGGGCCAGAAATTCTTGAAAAGGCCTGTCGGTGGAGCCCAGCGCTAGCGAAGGCTATTGAAACATGGAAGGATATCAGCTTTGAATTTGAATCGACTGATGTGCCTGATGCGGTGGTGATGCCGACTGTAGAGGTTTAA
- a CDS encoding transaldolase family protein, giving the protein MKTKNITDYLTPLENTALEIIERVRGKNRLKKAVKYRSHPLLQALKRVGTTHIYVDTADFKELSDLIVYSEDQDQFVYNKEIDGNTTNQPLVAKIFDSFAREGSQESLEVWVKELKKATPSLSFSKAASILYTIINGRIGIETTERYGVDRRWEISLELHTGLAASMEESFRAGWCLHASNPNCFVKVPFTPHLPHCFVIARELEKAGIAVNFTATFSARQVVAAALLANPHRSNVFIGRLSQGLESALLGEHVVLEAQRQLRKIRSAYGLQTLNIVASMRRWQTFPLTAGCDVYTAPYKALKDFLEQKEVLPENIISQEHKSYLEELHLKDEVLNTVGRKQIERLFVVEPQFIEFLLELRKTPEFETIDGEGLQKKFDQAGFGDFFYAPSALEWKELRKSKLPDLNSTLTKNIAMDTLYSLLAFGDFSNFQEKMDADTIQKIEKSF; this is encoded by the coding sequence ATGAAAACAAAAAATATTACGGATTACCTTACACCTTTAGAAAATACGGCTCTTGAAATTATTGAACGGGTACGAGGTAAAAATAGATTGAAAAAAGCAGTCAAGTATCGTTCGCATCCATTATTGCAGGCACTCAAAAGAGTGGGCACCACCCATATTTATGTGGATACCGCTGATTTTAAAGAACTTTCAGATCTTATCGTTTATTCTGAAGACCAAGACCAGTTTGTTTATAATAAAGAAATCGATGGCAATACCACCAATCAGCCGCTGGTAGCAAAGATCTTCGATAGCTTTGCTAGAGAAGGTTCACAGGAAAGTCTCGAAGTATGGGTAAAAGAGCTAAAAAAGGCTACTCCTTCCTTAAGTTTTTCTAAAGCTGCTAGCATTCTGTATACCATCATTAATGGAAGAATAGGCATAGAAACCACCGAGAGATATGGAGTGGATAGGAGATGGGAAATCAGCCTTGAATTGCATACGGGGCTAGCTGCAAGCATGGAGGAATCCTTTAGAGCAGGATGGTGTCTGCATGCTAGCAATCCCAATTGTTTTGTCAAAGTTCCTTTTACACCGCACCTCCCCCACTGTTTTGTGATTGCTAGGGAGCTAGAAAAAGCGGGTATTGCTGTTAATTTTACGGCAACTTTTTCGGCAAGGCAAGTTGTTGCGGCCGCTCTACTGGCAAATCCACATCGCAGTAACGTCTTTATTGGTCGGCTCAGTCAAGGGCTAGAGTCCGCATTATTAGGAGAGCATGTGGTATTGGAGGCTCAAAGACAGCTTCGAAAAATAAGGAGTGCCTATGGGCTACAAACTTTAAACATTGTGGCTAGTATGCGCCGGTGGCAAACTTTTCCCCTCACAGCAGGCTGTGATGTCTATACTGCCCCATACAAAGCGCTCAAAGATTTCTTAGAACAAAAGGAAGTGCTTCCCGAAAATATCATTTCTCAGGAGCATAAGAGCTATCTGGAAGAGCTCCATTTAAAAGATGAGGTATTGAATACAGTTGGCAGAAAACAGATTGAGCGTCTTTTTGTGGTTGAGCCGCAGTTTATTGAATTTCTTCTAGAGTTACGAAAGACTCCTGAATTTGAGACGATCGATGGAGAAGGATTACAGAAAAAATTTGATCAAGCTGGATTTGGGGATTTCTTTTATGCACCGAGCGCCCTAGAGTGGAAAGAGTTGAGAAAATCGAAACTGCCAGATTTAAATTCAACGTTGACAAAGAATATCGCAATGGATACGCTCTATAGCCTTTTAGCTTTTGGTGATTTTTCCAACTTTCAGGAAAAAATGGATGCGGATACTATTCAAAAGATAGAAAAATCTTTTTAA
- the rplU gene encoding 50S ribosomal protein L21, translating to MKAIIQTGGKQYWVSEGEQFPIELPRQRPTQENTIKIEEVLYIEDGEKRHVGTSFVPGASVELECISEIKAPKVVAFKFRRRKGYHRTVGHRQKLLLVKVKKIHYPAENQ from the coding sequence ATGAAAGCAATCATACAAACAGGGGGAAAGCAATACTGGGTTAGTGAAGGCGAACAGTTCCCAATCGAATTGCCTCGTCAGCGACCTACCCAAGAGAATACGATTAAAATAGAGGAAGTTCTCTACATAGAGGATGGGGAAAAGAGGCATGTCGGTACTTCCTTTGTTCCTGGTGCCTCGGTTGAACTAGAATGTATCTCTGAAATAAAGGCACCTAAGGTTGTGGCCTTTAAATTCCGTCGCAGAAAAGGCTACCACCGAACCGTGGGTCACAGACAAAAACTTTTACTTGTCAAAGTTAAGAAGATCCATTATCCAGCTGAAAATCAGTAA
- the rpmA gene encoding 50S ribosomal protein L27, with protein MAHKKGQGSTRNGRDSHSKRLGIKEYSGEIVKAGHILLRQRGTKFHPGKNVGMGRDFTLYSLVDGKVFWDGQRRVVHVRPLTELS; from the coding sequence ATGGCTCACAAAAAAGGTCAAGGCAGTACAAGAAACGGTAGAGATAGTCATAGTAAAAGACTAGGCATAAAAGAATACAGCGGAGAAATTGTCAAAGCTGGCCATATTCTTTTACGACAGCGAGGAACAAAATTTCATCCAGGAAAAAACGTTGGCATGGGAAGAGATTTTACTCTCTATTCCCTGGTTGATGGGAAGGTTTTTTGGGACGGACAAAGAAGAGTGGTGCACGTCAGACCTCTGACGGAACTCTCTTGA
- the obgE gene encoding GTPase ObgE, with translation MFTDYVRILAKAGKGGNGCVSFCREAFRPHGGPDGGDGGKGGDVILKVNPQVTDLTPFFFSPHQFAEDGQAGKGKKRKGRDGKNLELEIPPGVVVYRLPAAQLLHSSTDLLPIPKPGEPMDKMVELLEPGMRFILCKGGRGGRGNFQFRSPINQAPRYAEEGEEGESGQFLLELKTIADVGFLGMPNAGKSTLLSKISSAKPKIAPYPFTTIRPHVGIVSYEDGLRISFADIPGLIQGAHLGKGLGFYFLRHVERSRILVYVLDLADPMIDPISVFYMLQEEIEKYNKKLLEKPFIVVGNKIDLLPIGTAKQLAYEFEQKTGYPLLLLSAREGSGIHQFLEQCREMVLVVRTSFPSSKIELSNLQ, from the coding sequence ATGTTTACAGATTACGTGCGTATTTTAGCCAAAGCGGGAAAAGGAGGTAATGGTTGCGTTAGCTTTTGTCGAGAAGCTTTTCGTCCTCACGGAGGGCCCGATGGAGGGGATGGCGGGAAAGGAGGCGATGTCATCTTAAAAGTTAACCCACAGGTTACGGATCTGACTCCATTCTTTTTTTCCCCACACCAGTTTGCAGAAGACGGGCAAGCAGGCAAAGGTAAAAAAAGAAAGGGGAGGGATGGGAAAAACCTCGAGCTAGAGATCCCCCCTGGAGTGGTCGTTTACCGGCTGCCAGCAGCCCAACTGCTCCATTCCTCCACAGACCTATTGCCTATTCCCAAACCCGGAGAACCGATGGATAAAATGGTCGAACTGTTGGAACCTGGAATGCGTTTTATCCTTTGCAAAGGGGGAAGAGGCGGAAGAGGTAATTTTCAGTTTCGAAGTCCTATCAATCAAGCTCCACGCTATGCGGAAGAAGGAGAGGAAGGAGAATCAGGACAGTTTCTCCTGGAACTAAAAACTATTGCGGATGTCGGGTTTTTGGGAATGCCTAATGCAGGCAAATCGACGTTACTTTCTAAGATTTCGAGTGCAAAACCAAAAATAGCGCCTTATCCGTTTACTACCATCAGACCTCATGTAGGCATCGTTAGTTATGAGGATGGTTTAAGAATTTCCTTTGCCGATATACCAGGACTCATCCAAGGAGCGCATTTAGGAAAGGGACTTGGATTTTACTTTCTTAGACACGTAGAAAGATCCCGTATCCTCGTCTATGTGCTTGATCTTGCTGATCCGATGATAGACCCAATATCTGTATTCTATATGCTGCAGGAAGAAATTGAAAAATATAATAAAAAACTATTAGAAAAGCCTTTTATTGTCGTGGGAAACAAGATAGATCTCCTGCCAATTGGCACCGCCAAACAACTAGCCTATGAGTTTGAACAAAAAACGGGCTATCCATTATTGCTCCTCTCCGCTCGTGAAGGAAGCGGGATCCATCAGTTCCTAGAACAATGTCGAGAAATGGTCTTAGTAGTAAGAACATCATTTCCTTCTTCAAAAATCGAACTTTCTAACTTACAATAA
- a CDS encoding TMEM14 family protein — protein sequence MTERISTGLILYGIILLILGFVGYLSNPQKAKTSLFSGGGMGVLSILLGYFSKLPFVLPLSFILIILFSLMLLWRAAITWKLVQAGNKNKLFAASLLSIMLFLSLLTLGYLYLAQK from the coding sequence ATGACAGAAAGAATTTCCACCGGTTTAATCCTTTATGGAATCATCCTCCTCATTCTTGGGTTCGTAGGCTATTTGTCTAATCCCCAAAAAGCTAAAACCTCTCTTTTCAGCGGTGGAGGCATGGGCGTTCTTTCCATACTCCTTGGCTACTTTTCTAAACTGCCTTTCGTCTTACCTCTTTCTTTTATCCTTATTATCCTCTTTAGCCTTATGTTATTGTGGAGAGCAGCCATAACTTGGAAATTGGTACAAGCTGGAAACAAAAACAAACTCTTTGCTGCTTCTCTTCTTTCCATAATGCTCTTCTTGTCTCTGTTAACACTCGGTTACCTATACTTAGCCCAAAAATAA
- a CDS encoding YraN family protein: protein MGRIFLLPLLGLLPLKQDPLNAQLWVEKRAAKLAASFLRKIGFVILLRNITIEGYKLDLVCREKQSLVFVVVKSGYAATCEEWQMRIDQKEKSRLIAAAYGYLRLLKKASVPFRFDTVEILFLEKSFPKIMHTRNVFGREIYAKEL from the coding sequence ATGGGAAGGATCTTTTTGCTGCCTCTGCTTGGGCTACTTCCCTTAAAGCAAGATCCTCTGAATGCTCAGCTTTGGGTGGAAAAACGAGCCGCAAAACTGGCAGCAAGTTTTCTTCGAAAAATAGGATTTGTTATCCTTCTAAGAAATATAACGATTGAAGGATACAAACTTGATCTTGTATGCCGAGAGAAGCAAAGCCTCGTGTTTGTAGTGGTGAAAAGCGGTTATGCGGCCACATGCGAAGAATGGCAGATGCGGATAGATCAGAAGGAAAAAAGCCGGCTGATTGCTGCTGCCTATGGCTATTTGAGGCTTTTAAAGAAAGCTTCTGTACCTTTTCGTTTTGATACGGTTGAAATTTTATTCTTAGAAAAGAGTTTTCCAAAGATCATGCATACTCGGAACGTTTTTGGAAGAGAAATTTATGCTAAGGAACTATAA